In the Gemmatimonadaceae bacterium genome, one interval contains:
- a CDS encoding Crp/Fnr family transcriptional regulator encodes MISRDALARLPLFDRVAPQAIDALAARGTELAVPTDAVIFRAGSPPRGWFVVLEGRVRVVRGSGARQHVIHTEGPGGTLGEVPLVAGGTYPATSIAAEPTRCALFDRASLEAAIAECPEIAFLLAGRLASRVRSLVARLDERSATSVRARLIDFLLRRHAATALNSFSIGMTQQDLAEELGTVREVVVRELRHLKENKLIVARPKGRFQIPDPAALHNAVDR; translated from the coding sequence GTGATATCTCGGGATGCACTTGCCCGGCTACCGCTGTTCGATCGAGTAGCCCCGCAGGCCATCGATGCCCTGGCCGCCCGCGGCACCGAGCTGGCCGTTCCAACTGACGCAGTGATTTTTCGGGCTGGCAGCCCGCCACGCGGTTGGTTCGTCGTCCTCGAGGGTCGCGTTCGCGTCGTCCGCGGCAGCGGTGCGCGACAACACGTCATCCACACCGAGGGACCGGGAGGGACTCTCGGCGAAGTCCCGTTGGTGGCGGGGGGGACCTATCCGGCGACGAGCATCGCGGCGGAGCCGACCCGATGCGCGTTGTTCGACCGAGCCTCTCTCGAGGCCGCAATCGCCGAGTGCCCGGAGATCGCGTTCTTGTTGGCAGGGCGGTTGGCGTCGCGAGTTCGGTCGTTGGTTGCCCGGCTCGACGAGCGCTCGGCCACGAGCGTGCGCGCCCGCCTCATCGACTTTCTCCTGCGCCGGCACGCGGCGACGGCGTTGAATTCCTTCTCAATCGGCATGACGCAGCAGGACTTGGCCGAGGAGCTTGGGACGGTGCGCGAAGTCGTCGTCCGCGAACTGCGGCATCTCAAGGAAAACAAACTGATCGTGGCGCGGCCGAAGGGTCGTTTTCAGATTCCCGATCCGGCCGCTCTGCACAACGCGGTCGATCGATAG